CCTGAGTTTATCATCTGCACCACTGGCTTTGCGTTTAGGGGAGCTGGCACCCTTCGGTacacacagctgctctgctgtagAAAAGGGCCTTTTAAGGTCTTTTGGAAGACTTAGAGCCTGTGTTTTTGGTGCTGGAGGGTGGTGAGCAATTTCCTTGACCCGTACTTGCACCAGTACCCAGGTGGTTGTCTCTGGTGTTGGCAGCACCCTGGGGGCAGGACCCAGCAGTTCATTTGCACCACAACTTAATTTCTTTGCCCAGTGGCTCTGGCTGAGGGTCCACATCCCCCCAGGGACACGGCGGTTTCCCCTGGCACTGGCTGCCACCCCATAACAGACCCCGCTGTCCATGCAGCGACTGGGTCATGGCCCAAATTTGGGGCCACAGACTCCAGCTCCCCGAAGTGACGTCCAGCCAGCGGGGACAGGGTGGGAGCGAGGGCCCTGGATGCAGTGTCTGCAGCAGGGACGAGGTGCCAGGCTCCCAAAACCGGGGTGACATCTGGCCCCAACCAGCCAGGGTTGTTGCAAAGGTGCGCAGGCGGCTGTGGTCGGTGCCCTATTAACCACCCGGGGTTTCTCCTCGCCGTTAACTCCAGATCGCATGGCTGTagcctaaataaaaaaaaatcacgtaGGAGGTTGCGCCGCGGGGCAGAAAGTCCGGGGTTATCGTGTGGGGTCTGGAGGCTGCCAAGCGCCGTGTTTGGGAACAGCgtctcctccagccctgcctcgTCCCGGGTGGCTGTTTTGTTGCTCGTGGCCTCGGGGGCAGGAGATGTCCCTCGGGGCTGTAACTGTGTTGCTTTGATAAGGAGGGAGGGCTGCAGGTCAGGGTCGTGTGGGGGAAGCCACAGAGAGCTCCAAGTCCCACGCGTTAAAGGGCAGATTAAACCCGCAGTCATTAGATTAATGGGATTAAGCCCGTGAGTCAAAAGGCTGTTTTGCACAGAGCTCAGCGCCCGCCGGCCTGGCTCGGGCAGCACGAGCAGCGTCTAAGGAGCGCCTTGCTACCTGGAGTAACCACAGAGCAATGCATGCAGCCCCTCCCTGGTAGCAATGGGGGTGTTGGTGTTTGCGTGGGTGCTGTCTGGGAGCAGTCAGCACCCTGTGCCGGTGCGTGGACCCCCGTGCAGGCCATgtgaataaatattaaaaaatgtaggCGGATGCAATAATATTTAGGACCTAGCAGGTCTCCGTGCTGGTTGCGTAAGCCACCAGGTATTGTTTCCATCCCCGCGTCCTTTGCTTCCCCAAGCAggagagctgccagcagcactgccgACGTACGGGCCATGACAAAACACTTGTCACTGAAAAAGGTCTGGggggtctgacctatgaggaacggctgagggagctgggggtgtttagcctggagaggaggaggctcagaagtgaccttagtgcagtctacaactacctgaagggaggttgtagcgcagtgggagtcggcctcttctcccaggcaaccagcactaggacaagaggacgcagcctcaagcttggccaggggaggttcaggttggacattaggaagcatttcttctcagcaagggtcattagccattggaaggggctgcccagggaggtggtggagtcaccatctctggaggggtttaagaaaagcctggacatggcacttagtgccctggtctagttgccatggtggtgtcagggcagtggttggactcgatgatccccgagggCTCgtccaacctcattgattctgtgatctgctgtgccccagctgcaataaaataTAAGCAGAATAAACCCTTATGGCAGCGGCTGCCCGGGTGGTGCCAGGCTGCGGTGAAGGTGGATCCAGACACGGTGTTACCTGGGCAGAAACCGCCGCTGgcttctcctccagctgtgTGATGCCTCGTAAGCTGTATTTACCTTGCAGTTACACTGCAATTATGTTCTCAAGGATTTGAtcttggaaataattttcttatctGAGCGTATCTGAAGCCTTAAAGCCCTTTGGATGCGAAGCCGTCTCCTGCTTTCAGAAACTTTGTGCCTATGACCCAAACGCTGCCAGATCTCCAAGTGTTGCTTAAATGCATCATTTGTCCTCATGTCTCTGCTGGAAACTTCTCCTCCGAGGCACAAGAACGTGCACCTGTGGCTCGGTGCATACAGGAACAGGCGTTATTGGTGTCCAGTGTCTGGCACTGACATTGCTTCAAAGCCAGCAGTGAGCCAGGCAGCGGGATGTTGGCCAGATCTGCGGTCCGGGGTGGGGTGACCATCCTGCCATCAGAGGTGCGTGGGGGTTGGCTGCATCCCTTGCAGCTGGTCCAGtgtcttctcctccccctctactctgccctggtgaggccgcatctggaatattgtgtccagttctgggcccctcagttcaagaaggacagggaactgctagagagagtccagcgcagagccacgaagatgattaagggggtggaacatctcccttctgaggagaggctgagggagctgggtctctttagcttggagaagaggagactgaggggtgacctcattaatgtttataaatatgtcaagggcaagtgtcatgaggatggagccaggctcttctcagtgacatccattgacaggacaaggggcaatgggtgcaagctggaacacaggaggttccacttaaatttgaggaaaaacttctttacggtgagggtgaccgaacactggcacaggctgcccagagaggttgtgcagtctccttctctggagacattcaaaacccgcctggacgcgttcctgtgtgacatgatctaggcaatcctgctccggcagggtggttggactcaatgatctccagaggtcccttccaatccctaacattctgtgattctgtgatttgggaCACTTAATATCCGTGCCAATGTCACCCATAACCACACTGATGCCATCTCCAGAACCAAAGGAGCTCCGTGTGTCCGGCGTGGCAGGGCCGGTGCCGGTGCTGGCTGGCGGGGCTGCGAGGGCTTGGCTGGTGCTCGCTCTGTTCCTGCTCTTGGGTATTTCAGGCATTTCCATTTCTACAGCCCCAAAAGGACCATGTGGCTGAAAAGCTCCTGGATGAGCAATTTGGGAGGACAGGCAGGATTTGAGGGGgagcaatattttttaagtggaaatgtcatgcttttttttttcttttcttctcttgaacAGAAGTTGGCGTCTTGGCAAAGCAGTACCTTGAGCGAGGCCTTCTGGTGCCGGACCACGTCATCACGCGCGTGATGCTGACGGAGCTGGAGAAGCGGCGAGAGCAGCACTGGCTGCTCGACGGTGAGCGCGCTGCCGGCGTCCCCTCCGGAGGGGAAAATCCCGACCCCctttaaaacattgttttgctGCTAATGGTTTGGCAGCACCACAGGAGAGAAAAACCAGAAGGTGCCTTTTGCTGGTtgtgggaggagaggcagagacaTCTGCACATCTGCCGCCGGGTGCTCCTTCCCGCTGGCCGGGGCAGCAGCACGTGTGTGTCCAGCTGAGCCCTTGGCACGCgtctgggaaggggagaggtggGTGTTTCAtaaagcagagcagggctggaggggagccAAGGAAAACCTCTTACCGCCTCCGTACGTGTGCGAAGGAGGGACTCATCCCAAGCCCCAGAGTCACCCGAGGTGCGGGCGGGGAAGATGCTGAGAGCAAACAGTCCGTGTATACAGAGAGGAGACTGAGCCGGTTGATTTGTAACAGACTTGGGCTTTGGGAGAGCTCTCAGGCTCCTGGTAGGGAAAATACAAAACTGTTTACAACAAAGTCTGTGGTCTAGTGCCATGGACTGGATGGTGGTAGAGCCGGGCTTCTCCACGTGGTCCTGGGTGGCCCCAGAGGAGGGGTGGCTTGTGCTGGCGCTTGGGGTCCAGACGAGCTTTTCTCACCCCCGCAGGCTCCAGGGACCAGCTCGGAGTCACCCCTGGTTGTGGTCTGTGATGCTCCCACCCACTCGCtgccttttccaaacaaaaggTACCGCCCGGTACCTTTGGAGGACGGGGGTTTCAGAGAGCTGGGTGATGGCTGTGCAAACCATTCTATCGCGATATCCTTGATGTCCTCCATGTAAACCCGCAGCGTGTTACTCATCTGTGCacagcattttgtttccttcaggTTTTCCGTTGTAATTCCAGTGTTTATCTCCATTTTGTTGTTGCCTGTGCCCTCTTCCTTGCCTCCAGCCCCTGCACCAGGCACGACTTTGTAGGAGAACATGAGCCCATGGCGACCCGTGTGTTGTATTTCGTGAGTCAGTGCTGGAGGAGCTATTTTTTATAGTAGCCATATGGTGGATGCGTGTCTTTAACACCGCTTGAGTTGTAGCGAGGAGCTGTGGTGGTTTTGCAGCtccagggctgtggggtgggttgtccctctgtactcggcactggtgaggccacactttgaatcctgtgtccagttctgggccctgcacttcaagagagatgttgaggtgttggagcgagtccagaggagggcgaccaagctggtgaagggtctggagggtctgacctatgaggaacggctgagggagctgggggtgtttagcctggagaagaggaggctcagaggtgaccttagtgcagtctacaactacctgaagggacgttgtagtggagtgggagttggcctcttctcccaggcaactagcgataggacaagaggacacagcctcaagcttcgccaggggaggttcaagttggacatcaggaagcatttcttctcagcaagggtcattagccattggaaggggctgcccagggaggtggtggagtcaccatctctggaggtgtttaagaaaagcctggacatggcacttagtgccatggtctagttgccatggtggtgtcagggcaatggttggactcgatgatcccagagggctcttccaacctcattgattctgtgattctgtgtgattctgttttggCTCCATCACCGCTCATCACATCCTCTCATGACATCCCCtttctgctctggtgcctgcaCACAGGTTTCCCTCGGACGCTGGGGCAAGCTGAGGCGCTGGACAGCATCTGCGAGCTGGACCTGGTGATCAGCTTGAACATCCCCTTCGAGACGCTGAAGGACCGCCTGAGCGCCCGCTGGGTGCACCCGGCCAGCGGGAGGGTGTACAACATGGACTTCAACCCCCCCCACGTCCAGGTAAGAGCCCGCAGCGTCGCGTCAGTGGCGGCTGGGAGCAATTTGCAGACGGAAAACATCAGAGAAGCCTTTCTCTGTGTGAGCTGAGGTCGTGCAAAAGCAGTGGGGAAGAAACCCCAGGTAGGAAGTGCTGAGCACCGGAGGGCTTTGCCCTCGGGAACCAGCCTGAAGCAGTTGTGCTAAACATTAATTAGGCAAATGGGATTTATGTTAAATGCGGTCCAAGGGTGCTCCATCGATGTGGAGCAGGACGAGGCGTTTGGCAGCGGTTGCgtggctgggagctgcagcgTGGGTGATGGGGCTGGTGGCTGTGTCCCCTCGATGGTGTGTGCCTTCCCCCAGGGCGTCGATGACCTGACGGGCGAGCCCCTGGTCCAGCGCGAGGACGACAAGCCCGAGGCCGTTGCTGCCAGgctcagaaaatacaaagatgCTGCCAAGCCAGTAATAGAGTTATACAAGTGAGTTGGACCGTGCGAATAAATCACAGTGTGCCTGTGAAAACAGGCACGAGGGCTGTTTCCACCAGCCAGCCCTGTGTCCCCACCCTGACATCCCAGGGAGCCCTGCCCGTCCCCTTTGTCACCGAGCCacagcctggttggggttgggagggacctctggagatcacagaatcacagaatcaatgaggttggaagagacctctgggatcatcaagtccaaccattgccctgacaccaccatggcaactagaccagggcactaagtgccatggccaggcttttcttaaacccctccagagatggggactccaccacctccctgggcagccccttccaatggctaatgacccttgctgagaagaaatgcttcctaatggccaacctgaacctcccctggccaagcttgagatcatctggtccaaccccctgccaaagcagggtcacctagagcatgttgcacagggtcacgtccaggaAGGTGTTAGTagctccagagaaggagactccctCCTCTCACCCACAAAGCCCTTGGTGAGCTTCCAGCCTGGCTGGGCTGTCCCTGCCAACGGCCAACCTGCCTGCAGATAACCCCGTCCTCAGGAAGGGCTGGTGCTGACCTCTCCTCCCACGTCTCTTCCAGGAGCAGGGGCATCCTTCACTCCTTCTCGGGGACGGAGACCAACAAGATCTGGCCGTACGTGTATGCCCTGCTTTCCAGCAAGATCCCACCTGTTCTCTCGGACGACGAGAACTAAAGAGCTTGTGCCAAGGACCAAGAGTTAATTCCATCATGGGTTTGGTTTCTCAGCgtggtgctggggctgtgctcGGATTAGGCGATTGGTGGTATCTGACGTCCCTTCCCTGGGTATACTGGGTGGCATCGGTGGATACACAGTTATATCCAGTATCACGGCAAAAACATCTTTACTTACAAGGTCAAGTCTGCTagaataaggttttttttttctcttttgaggCTCTAAAGTATTCCTGCCTACGGTCCAAGTACTCACACAGGTCAGTGATGCAAACCTGGGCGATGGTCACCACACATCTTGCCGTGATGCCCTTGCCCCACCTGTACAAACCCCCGTCTCTATTTGAGCCTACAATGTGCCATCCCGTTGCTCCACGGTACCGTTTACTGCAGATTACTCTctagattgtttttttttaatataaattttctattaaatttatttctcagaGAAATAAAGCTCTAAAAAAGCAAGCCTTAGCCCCGTGGGAATTGGTGAGCAACGTGGAAAATGTGAAGTTCACATTTCCAGCATTAATACACATAAAAGAGGGACCACACGGGAGGTAAAACACGCACTCGTGCTCCTCCCATAGAGAGAGGTGAAACCCCTGTCCCCAAAAGCTGCTGTACAGTCTAGTTTTTGTGAGCTGCTGTGACACTGAGCAGGATCTGTGCCGGGGATGAGCTGCTTTGTGCTTACCTTGTTTATAGCTTTTCATCCTACAAGATATAGTCGTGTTAGAAGAGTTTCTCCCaaagatgtattttaatgtGGTGGCTGGAGTGGCTTTTCTCAACTGGAAGTGCTCTGCCCCTCTTTGGTGGGAGGATGCAGTGCCGAAGCAATGGGGATGTTCTTTCCGTCTCCTTGAGTTGCCTTATTTTATAGActatatatttaagaaaaaaagcgagatgtgtatttttaaaggtttaaaaaaaacaaaaagtgatGAATTTCAGCATCGACTTTGGTCCTTTCCATCCCCCCCCGGAGCTCCCGGGCTGGGAGGATGCACATCTTCCACCCTGAAATCCTATTTAAGAGagatttttagatttttctcaTGACCCTCAGACGAAGGTCTGGgctgtttttaaacacacatcTAGAAATAGCCAAAATGTGTGCGCTGTTTTCATTCTAACAgtggtgggcaggaggggaggagatgATGGGGGGGGTTTTTAGGCTATAAAAGTGGCTctgctgggcagggggctgcgcCCCGCTTTCCCTTGCCTGGCTCTTGGGTCTCATCCTTCCCTGCCCCGTGCAGGACAGGGCTCGCAGGTGTCTTTGCCCCAGAAGAGCCGCCCGAGCACTTGTTTTAAAGGCTTTGAGCCTTGTAGTAGATGTAGATATCCCACGACTGTGCATGCATCGAGCCCTCGGGATGGATTTTTCTACAAGAACTGTCGTACGGTGCGTTTTCATAGACCAAATACCGGCAGGGATGAGTGTCCCTCGCCGTTCCTCCTCCCCTTTGGTACTTTACTGTGAACCTCACACCTTTTCTAACGCCGCAGCAATTTTGTACCGACCCAAGACCCTGCGCGGAGGGAGGAGTGTCTCCCCACGCGCGGGGCACCCGGTGCGTCACACCGAGCTTTCTTCCTGGAGTATCTTCCCGGTGAATCGCTGCAGCCATGTTACTGCTCAAAAGATGTCAATAAAACTTTTCTCCTGCTTATCCCTGTGCTGGCAGAGTCTGTGTGTGAGTTAGACCTGAGCCCTTGTTtccaggcactggaaggtgctagaaggtctccccagagccttctcttctccaggctgaacagccccagctctctcagcctgtctccagagcagaggggctccagccctctgagcatctccgtggcctcctctggactcgctccaacagctccgtgtccttctgttgggggccccagagctggacgcagcactgcagggggggtctcacaagaggggagcagaggggcagaatcccctccctcgccctgctggccacgctgctggggatgcagcccagggtacggTTGGCCTTCagggctgcaagcgcacgttgccggctcatggtgagcttctcatcaaatATCAATTAAAAAGCCAGTTCTGACAGCGTGGATGAAGCCGGTCGCTCCTGCCCTCCCATCCTTGTTGCACATaaagtggtttttattttcctctttaactTCCCCCAATACAAGTAACAGAGAGCATCAGGCACAGCAGGGCTCTGGCTGTTGCCTGTGCCCCGTGTCATCCGTCACATGTATTTTGGGAGAGGGAATTAAAAGCCGTAACCTGAAGTGCCTCCACCCATCACTACTGCCTTGCAGATGCAATcgctttttgcttttatctttaaTTCCTATATAGCAGCTCAGGACCCTCGGTCCCGTGTTTGGAGTAAGCAGAGACTCAGAAATTattaggagaaataaaaaaaagggtgaTAAGCAGCAAACCTGCTGCCCGGGAGGTGAGAAAGCAGAGGCACGGCCGAGGGTTGACCTCAAAAAGGTTGGAGGTCAAAAAGCAGAGGAATATGTGAGGAGTGTGAAGATGAAGCTGGGACCAAAGCCCTGGCTTAGGTTTGCGGGGCTGCTAAATGTGTCTTTGAACTTCAGAACAACGCTGAAAGCTTTGACATCCCCACCTTCCTGTATGTACTGTGCAACATCGATCCCTTCACGTGAGGTTTGTACTATATTagtctttatttgctttctgcacTCCACGCTGCTTGTTTACAGCCGGGTTATTTTAACTTGTCCCTTCCCCTACCTGTCCCTGGAACCTTGAGCTCCTCTGTCATTTCCCCATCAGCCATCActctgctctgcttcccctGGGTGTCCTGCAGTGGGATTCACACTCCTGGGATGCTCTGACGCCGTAGGGATGGGGGATCCCCAAGGGAGAGAACTGGAATTACTGATAGTGCCATTCCTTGTAACCCCATTGCATCTGTAGTTATGCAGTGATAAAGATTTGGGGGCAATTAATAGCATGTTTGTAGCATCAGCTAGTGCTGGCCTTCCTGGGTACCCAGGGAAGTGCCTCGACCCACACGCCACCCCGTTCCCAGCCCTGCAAAGCTCTGCCACGCCGCGTCCCCGCTGAGTCCGTCCGCAGGGTTTAACCTTctccaaaaagcaaaaaaaaatcagggggaggggaaaaaaaaaaagattgctgaGGTTTGCAGTGGCTGGCTCAGACCTGCAGGCTCCAGATCCCACTCCATGCCACATTTTAGAAGATGTGACATGTCTGCCTCCATCCTCATCCTTTCCTGAGTCTCCGTAAT
This DNA window, taken from Nyctibius grandis isolate bNycGra1 chromosome 8, bNycGra1.pri, whole genome shotgun sequence, encodes the following:
- the AK4 gene encoding adenylate kinase 4, mitochondrial, yielding MASKLLRAVVLGPPGSGKGTVCERIARSFGLQHLSSGQFLRESLGGGGEVGVLAKQYLERGLLVPDHVITRVMLTELEKRREQHWLLDGFPRTLGQAEALDSICELDLVISLNIPFETLKDRLSARWVHPASGRVYNMDFNPPHVQGVDDLTGEPLVQREDDKPEAVAARLRKYKDAAKPVIELYKSRGILHSFSGTETNKIWPYVYALLSSKIPPVLSDDEN